In Alkalihalobacterium alkalinitrilicum, a genomic segment contains:
- a CDS encoding DNA translocase FtsK, whose product MSKKRKKKQTEWKTQLTFELIGLSLFILSIITFARLGSVGDVFVHLFRFFIGEWHVVLTISLFISSLYIIIKRKIPSFWTRRLAGIYLLLFGFILLSHVRLFEVLANKDGFEDPSVLRNTWELFWLQVHQTASVNDLGGGMVGALGYAATHFLFDAPGTYLISFFCMIVAILLITNQSLSEVINRILNLGKQICMATLRFLQKLFTSWKEEWDSKLAERREKQKEKKEKTSEENNEPILVPAEPVIHDFTNQSYENTEGPDLTLPLSNEAKKEKEIIETEETEKFDPIPAQPLLMTEIANEDYQLPSLELLNLPNNNGQHMEKRHISANAKKLEQTLESFGVKAKVTEVHLGPAVTKYEVHPSVGVKVSKIVNLADDLALALAAKDIRIEAPIPGKSAIGIEVPNKEVALVTLREVLDSSINRQEAHPLSVALGRDISGEPVLAALNKMPHLLVAGATGSGKSVCINGIITSILMKAKPHEVKLMMIDPKMVELNVYNGVPHLLTPVVTEPKKASQALKKVVNEMERRYDLFSHSGTRNIEGYNDLIKKQNDMGEAKQPLLPYIVVVVDELADLMMVASGDVEDCITRLAQMARAAGIHMIIATQRPSVDVITGVIKANIPSRIAFGVSSQTDSRTILDSGGAEKLLGRGDMLYLPVGATKPTRVQGAFLSDDEVETIVNFVISQQRAQYQEEMTPTEEPEIVEKVDDELYQPAVELVVEMNTASVSMLQRRFRIGYTRAARLIDEMEARGIVGPYEGSKPREVLVSKSTEEASAQ is encoded by the coding sequence ATGTCAAAGAAAAGAAAAAAGAAACAAACAGAATGGAAAACACAATTGACGTTTGAATTAATTGGTTTATCTTTATTTATTTTGTCAATAATCACGTTTGCAAGATTAGGTAGTGTCGGGGATGTATTTGTTCATTTATTTCGCTTTTTTATAGGGGAATGGCACGTTGTTTTAACGATTAGTCTATTTATTTCGTCTTTATATATTATTATTAAACGAAAAATACCTTCATTTTGGACACGAAGATTAGCTGGTATCTATTTACTTTTGTTCGGGTTTATTTTGCTAAGTCATGTCCGTTTATTTGAAGTTTTAGCAAACAAAGATGGATTCGAAGACCCGTCTGTATTACGTAATACGTGGGAATTATTTTGGTTGCAAGTTCATCAAACAGCATCTGTAAATGATTTAGGTGGTGGAATGGTAGGAGCGCTAGGTTATGCAGCTACTCACTTTCTTTTTGATGCACCAGGAACTTATTTAATTTCTTTTTTCTGTATGATCGTTGCTATATTATTGATTACGAATCAATCACTATCTGAAGTGATTAACCGGATACTTAATCTAGGAAAACAGATTTGTATGGCTACTTTACGTTTTTTGCAAAAACTATTTACAAGTTGGAAGGAAGAATGGGATTCTAAGTTAGCTGAACGACGCGAAAAACAAAAAGAAAAGAAAGAAAAAACGTCAGAAGAAAATAATGAACCAATTTTAGTTCCTGCTGAACCAGTAATACATGATTTTACGAACCAATCTTATGAGAATACAGAAGGTCCTGATTTAACTTTACCGCTATCAAATGAAGCAAAGAAGGAAAAGGAGATCATAGAGACAGAAGAAACGGAAAAGTTCGATCCGATTCCTGCACAACCGCTATTGATGACCGAAATTGCGAATGAAGACTATCAATTACCGAGTTTAGAATTACTGAATTTACCTAATAATAATGGGCAACACATGGAAAAAAGACATATATCAGCAAATGCTAAAAAGTTAGAGCAAACACTTGAAAGTTTTGGAGTAAAAGCAAAAGTAACAGAAGTTCACCTAGGACCAGCCGTTACCAAGTATGAAGTACACCCAAGTGTTGGGGTTAAAGTTAGTAAAATTGTTAACTTAGCCGATGATTTAGCTCTCGCTCTAGCAGCTAAAGATATTCGAATTGAAGCACCGATACCAGGCAAGTCAGCTATAGGAATAGAAGTTCCAAATAAAGAAGTGGCGCTGGTTACTTTAAGAGAAGTTCTTGACTCTTCAATAAATCGGCAAGAAGCACACCCTCTCTCAGTTGCTTTAGGAAGAGATATTTCAGGTGAACCAGTTTTAGCAGCATTAAATAAAATGCCACATTTACTTGTAGCTGGTGCGACTGGAAGTGGTAAAAGTGTGTGTATTAATGGGATTATTACTAGCATACTTATGAAAGCAAAGCCCCATGAAGTTAAGCTTATGATGATAGACCCTAAGATGGTTGAATTAAATGTCTATAATGGGGTTCCACATTTGTTAACCCCAGTCGTAACCGAACCGAAAAAAGCATCACAAGCACTTAAAAAAGTGGTAAATGAAATGGAACGACGGTATGATTTATTTTCCCATTCTGGAACGAGGAATATTGAAGGATACAATGACTTGATAAAAAAACAAAACGACATGGGTGAGGCAAAACAACCTTTATTACCATATATTGTTGTCGTTGTTGATGAATTAGCAGATTTAATGATGGTTGCATCAGGGGACGTTGAGGATTGTATTACTCGGTTAGCACAAATGGCCCGTGCCGCAGGTATTCATATGATTATTGCAACGCAACGACCATCAGTTGATGTTATTACAGGGGTAATTAAAGCGAATATCCCTTCTAGGATCGCATTTGGTGTATCATCACAAACAGATTCTAGGACAATCCTTGATAGTGGTGGAGCAGAAAAACTTCTAGGTCGAGGGGATATGCTTTATCTACCTGTAGGAGCTACTAAACCGACACGTGTACAAGGAGCTTTTTTATCTGACGATGAAGTTGAAACGATCGTTAATTTCGTTATAAGTCAACAAAGAGCGCAATATCAGGAAGAAATGACACCTACAGAAGAGCCTGAGATTGTTGAAAAAGTAGATGATGAGTTATATCAGCCAGCAGTTGAGTTAGTTGTGGAAATGAATACAGCATCTGTTTCAATGTTGCAACGTAGATTTCGTATAGGATATACAAGAGCGGCTAGACTTATTGATGAAATGGAAGCTAGAGGTATCGTTGGACCTTATGAGGGAAGTAAACCAAGGGAAGTTTTAGTGTCTAAATCAACAGAAGAAGCTTCGGCACAATAA
- the yfmF gene encoding EF-P 5-aminopentanol modification-associated protein YfmF, whose translation MNQLQEIQSELNGLNLHMVNTPKYKTTTIVLFLKAPLEAKTVTKRALIPHILQSGTAHSPTRKEIRNRLDELYGASLSVDVQKKGEEHVIGFRMDIANEKFLKDSTPLFEKAVELLAEVLLQPKQENGQFATSIVESEKRSLKQRIKSVYDDKMRYANMRITEEMCKGEPFALSVHGEEKQIDEIKGDDLFAYYQQLLQEDKMDFYIVGDIDPDAVRTTIQQYFSLPEGRKNTGVTVQTTQKQVSEVKTIFDEQDVKQGKLHMGYRTYTTFKDDAYYALQVFNGLFGGFSHSKLFINVREKASLAYYAASRYESHKGIIMVMSGIEFENYDKAVSIINEQMENMQKGEFSDGELDQTKAMINNQLLETADTARGYAELLYHNVVANKERSLDEWIQGINRVTKEDVIAIANQIKLDTIYFLKGKEGTTA comes from the coding sequence ATGAACCAACTTCAAGAAATTCAAAGTGAGTTAAACGGTCTAAATTTACATATGGTTAATACGCCGAAATATAAAACGACCACAATTGTTTTATTTTTAAAAGCACCACTAGAAGCGAAGACTGTAACGAAAAGAGCGTTAATTCCGCATATACTACAAAGTGGAACGGCGCATTCACCAACAAGAAAAGAGATTAGAAATCGATTAGATGAACTGTATGGTGCAAGTTTATCTGTAGATGTTCAGAAAAAAGGCGAAGAACATGTCATTGGTTTTCGAATGGATATCGCCAACGAAAAATTTCTAAAAGACTCAACCCCGTTGTTTGAAAAAGCAGTAGAACTGTTAGCTGAAGTATTACTACAGCCAAAACAAGAAAATGGACAGTTTGCAACGTCGATCGTTGAAAGCGAAAAACGGTCGTTAAAACAGCGGATCAAATCGGTATATGATGATAAAATGCGATATGCTAACATGCGAATTACAGAAGAAATGTGTAAAGGTGAACCATTTGCGTTATCAGTACATGGTGAAGAGAAACAAATTGATGAAATAAAAGGTGACGATTTATTTGCCTATTACCAACAACTTTTACAAGAAGACAAAATGGATTTTTATATTGTCGGTGATATAGATCCCGATGCTGTAAGAACAACAATCCAACAATACTTTTCACTTCCTGAAGGACGTAAAAATACAGGGGTTACTGTTCAAACAACACAAAAGCAAGTCAGTGAAGTGAAAACTATTTTTGATGAACAAGATGTCAAGCAAGGAAAACTTCATATGGGTTATCGTACCTATACAACATTTAAAGATGACGCTTATTATGCACTACAAGTATTTAATGGTTTATTCGGTGGCTTTTCGCATTCTAAATTATTTATAAACGTTCGTGAAAAAGCGAGCTTAGCTTATTATGCTGCTTCTCGTTACGAAAGTCATAAAGGTATTATTATGGTTATGTCTGGAATTGAATTTGAAAACTATGATAAAGCTGTTTCCATTATTAATGAACAAATGGAAAACATGCAAAAAGGTGAATTTTCTGACGGAGAGTTAGATCAAACGAAAGCAATGATCAATAATCAGTTATTAGAAACAGCTGATACAGCTAGAGGCTATGCTGAACTTTTATATCACAATGTCGTTGCTAACAAAGAACGCTCTCTCGATGAATGGATTCAAGGAATTAATCGTGTTACGAAAGAGGACGTTATAGCGATTGCAAATCAAATCAAGTTAGATACCATCTATTTCCTAAAAGGAAAGGAGGGGACAACAGCATGA
- a CDS encoding ClpP family protease, producing the protein MTESNQPQQPQGDEKPALDPKSSIVNKIQELGQTNVPDMDASNIHCITIVGQIEGHMQLPPQNKTTKYEHIIPQLVAAEQNSKIEGLLIILNTVGGDVEAGLAISEMIASMSKPSVTLVLGGGHSIGVPIATASNHSFIAETATMTIHPVRLTGLVIGVPQTFEYLDKMQERVIRFVTKHSAIDEEKFKELMFSKGNLTRDIGTNVIGTDAVDYGLINEVGGIGQALSKLNSLIEEHRTSGGEIVQ; encoded by the coding sequence ATGACGGAATCAAACCAACCACAGCAACCTCAAGGTGACGAAAAGCCTGCTCTTGACCCAAAGTCAAGTATCGTTAATAAAATTCAAGAGTTAGGACAAACGAATGTTCCTGACATGGATGCTTCAAACATTCATTGTATAACAATCGTAGGTCAAATTGAGGGACATATGCAGCTACCACCTCAAAATAAAACAACGAAATACGAACATATTATTCCTCAGCTTGTCGCTGCAGAACAAAATTCAAAAATCGAGGGATTACTTATTATCCTAAATACAGTAGGGGGGGATGTTGAAGCAGGGTTAGCAATTTCTGAAATGATTGCATCTATGTCCAAGCCATCAGTAACGCTTGTTTTAGGAGGAGGTCATTCGATAGGAGTCCCAATCGCAACGGCCTCTAACCATAGTTTTATCGCGGAAACAGCAACTATGACAATTCATCCTGTTCGCTTAACTGGTCTTGTAATAGGTGTGCCGCAAACGTTTGAATATTTAGATAAAATGCAAGAACGGGTCATTCGTTTTGTTACAAAACACTCAGCCATTGATGAAGAAAAGTTTAAAGAACTTATGTTTTCAAAAGGAAACTTAACAAGAGATATTGGAACTAATGTTATAGGAACTGATGCTGTTGACTATGGTCTAATTAATGAAGTGGGGGGAATAGGTCAAGCGTTAAGTAAGTTAAATTCTCTAATTGAAGAACATCGTACAAGTGGCGGTGAGATCGTCCAATGA
- a CDS encoding YlzJ-like family protein, which produces MLPEEMIFPQEESSFANQQTIPVEGGLLVVEDIGQSQYKVIRLISSNPGHYLNESYTPGRIIMGKPQL; this is translated from the coding sequence ATGTTACCAGAAGAAATGATTTTTCCACAAGAAGAAAGTAGCTTTGCCAACCAACAAACCATACCAGTAGAAGGCGGCTTATTAGTAGTAGAAGATATTGGACAATCTCAGTATAAAGTGATACGTCTGATTAGTAGCAATCCAGGTCATTATTTAAATGAGAGCTATACACCAGGGCGAATTATTATGGGAAAACCACAACTTTAA
- a CDS encoding GntR family transcriptional regulator, protein MIKADNRPLYLQVIDRIKEDIDQQVFKEGEKLPSEFELSKQLGVSRATLREALRILEDEGVVLRRHGVGTFVHSKPLFSSGIEELYSVSDMIANAKKDPGTIFLSSYVEDATEDDRGRFSNDSMENCVVIERVRTADDEPVVYCLDRVPEEILGKHSIHEIGSIFTFLESIGHSISYAVTTITPVGYHETVSPILNCEPETSLLLLKQMHYDESDEPVLFSLNYFRADKFKFKVVRKRIKA, encoded by the coding sequence ATGATTAAAGCTGATAATCGACCATTGTATTTACAAGTCATAGATAGAATTAAAGAAGACATCGACCAACAAGTATTTAAAGAGGGTGAAAAGTTACCGTCTGAATTTGAATTATCTAAACAGTTAGGTGTTAGTAGAGCAACATTACGAGAGGCGTTGCGAATTCTTGAAGATGAAGGGGTAGTTCTTCGAAGACACGGTGTTGGTACTTTTGTCCATTCCAAACCTCTGTTTTCTTCCGGAATTGAAGAACTGTATAGTGTTTCAGATATGATCGCAAATGCAAAGAAAGATCCTGGGACAATTTTTTTGTCCTCCTATGTAGAGGATGCAACTGAAGATGACAGAGGTAGATTTAGTAATGATAGTATGGAGAATTGCGTTGTGATTGAAAGAGTACGAACCGCTGATGATGAACCTGTTGTTTATTGTCTTGACCGAGTTCCAGAAGAAATTCTCGGTAAACATTCGATCCATGAAATTGGCTCGATTTTTACCTTTTTAGAAAGTATCGGTCATAGTATTTCTTATGCAGTGACAACTATTACCCCAGTTGGCTATCATGAAACGGTATCGCCTATTTTAAACTGTGAGCCAGAAACCTCCTTATTACTATTAAAGCAAATGCATTACGATGAGTCAGACGAGCCAGTACTTTTTTCACTTAATTATTTTAGAGCCGATAAATTTAAGTTTAAAGTAGTAAGAAAACGGATAAAAGCATAA